The proteins below come from a single Aminivibrio pyruvatiphilus genomic window:
- a CDS encoding GntR family transcriptional regulator translates to MPLLKNVPDLRTKPMRDIIYEHLRKAIVRGELKADSTFTDGEIAEEFGVSRTPVREAVQKLEADGYIERVPMKGNRVCGISPYELAHSMAIRKALETLAVRYAALRITADELLRLEELLTQADSVFTQYIGDELLERFFPIVKSFNHTVFEACRSTSLSALIWAQREIFDRYRVMRVILPNRIHKSLSRRKDLYAALRDGDPDRACAVWTDHLNESFTIWRDKSGYAKELEGFRFF, encoded by the coding sequence ATGCCCCTGCTGAAAAACGTTCCGGATCTCCGCACCAAACCCATGAGGGACATCATCTATGAACACCTCCGCAAGGCCATCGTCCGCGGCGAGCTCAAGGCTGACTCCACCTTCACCGACGGCGAGATCGCCGAGGAATTCGGCGTCAGCCGCACCCCCGTCCGGGAGGCCGTCCAGAAACTCGAGGCCGACGGCTACATCGAGCGGGTTCCCATGAAGGGAAACAGGGTCTGCGGCATCTCCCCCTACGAACTGGCCCACTCCATGGCCATCCGGAAGGCCCTGGAAACCCTGGCCGTCCGCTACGCCGCCCTCCGGATCACCGCCGATGAACTGCTCCGGCTGGAAGAACTCCTGACCCAGGCTGACAGCGTCTTTACCCAATACATCGGCGACGAGCTTCTCGAGCGTTTTTTCCCCATAGTGAAGAGCTTCAACCATACCGTCTTCGAGGCATGCAGATCCACCAGCCTCTCCGCCCTCATCTGGGCCCAGCGGGAGATTTTCGACCGCTACCGGGTCATGCGGGTCATTCTGCCCAACCGCATCCACAAAAGCCTCTCCCGCCGGAAGGACCTCTACGCCGCCCTGCGGGACGGCGACCCTGACCGGGCCTGTGCCGTCTGGACGGATCACCTGAACGAATCCTTCACCATCTGGAGGGATAAGTCGGGGTACGCAAAGGAACTGGAAGGATTCAGGTTTTTCTAG
- a CDS encoding tripartite tricarboxylate transporter substrate binding protein, with translation MKKLFAVLMLIAVFATAGAASAEWKPSRTIELIAPANPGGGWDMLCRTVQKALVDEKLVEKNVIVVNKPGGGGATGWNYLKGKKGQGEYLAATSTLLMLNNLLGKSELTHHDFTPLAALQTEWISVAVEQDSPWKTVKDLFEAIKTNPSAVPVGVGPTLGNNDHLVFLELAQANGVDPASIKFIVYPGAGGEIVPALLGGHVKATVIGLAEVLEQHKAGKMRVIGVSSEKTLAEILPGVPSFKEQGVDVVFPHWRGIIGAPDLTEDQVKYWDGVFSKMMETETWKTLVKNLGWDSFYQNSAEHKAFLEGSTKDFDELLTQVGLKK, from the coding sequence ATGAAAAAGTTGTTCGCAGTTCTTATGCTCATCGCTGTGTTCGCGACCGCGGGGGCGGCTTCGGCGGAATGGAAGCCCTCCCGCACCATCGAACTCATCGCCCCGGCCAACCCCGGCGGAGGATGGGACATGCTCTGCCGTACTGTCCAGAAGGCGCTTGTAGACGAAAAACTCGTCGAGAAGAACGTCATCGTGGTCAACAAGCCTGGCGGCGGCGGCGCCACCGGATGGAACTACCTGAAGGGCAAGAAGGGGCAGGGCGAGTACCTCGCCGCAACATCCACTCTTCTCATGCTCAACAACCTCCTCGGCAAGAGTGAACTGACCCACCACGACTTCACTCCCCTGGCCGCCCTGCAGACCGAATGGATCTCCGTAGCCGTGGAGCAGGATTCTCCATGGAAGACCGTGAAGGACCTCTTCGAGGCCATCAAGACCAATCCCTCCGCAGTACCCGTGGGCGTTGGTCCCACCCTCGGCAACAATGACCACCTTGTCTTCCTCGAGCTCGCCCAGGCCAACGGCGTGGATCCCGCAAGCATCAAGTTCATCGTCTACCCCGGCGCCGGCGGCGAGATCGTCCCCGCACTCCTCGGCGGCCACGTGAAGGCCACGGTCATCGGCCTCGCCGAGGTTCTCGAGCAGCACAAGGCGGGCAAAATGAGGGTCATCGGCGTCAGCTCCGAGAAAACCCTTGCCGAGATCCTTCCCGGTGTTCCGAGCTTCAAGGAGCAGGGAGTGGACGTGGTATTCCCTCACTGGAGAGGCATCATCGGCGCACCGGACCTCACCGAGGACCAGGTGAAATACTGGGACGGCGTCTTCTCGAAGATGATGGAGACCGAGACCTGGAAAACCCTCGTCAAGAACCTCGGCTGGGACAGCTTCTACCAGAATTCCGCCGAGCACAAGGCCTTCCTCGAGGGGAGCACCAAGGATTTCGACGAACTCCTCACCCAGGTCGGCCTGAAGAAATAG